Proteins from a single region of Dysosmobacter acutus:
- a CDS encoding amidohydrolase family protein has translation MLVFKNAVVVNGDGKTLQTGANVVVENERIVDVTHSMEGLNERNARIVDCTGKAVLPGLINHHTHSVVMGPFLSSGAAARTKKQVLTQLDRDLLNGHTTVMGVDGFVTMEEVKATQELHPVRIKTAAVQLPKSFLAADCADGAGLDASHRAMTLERMLADGAVAIGEVGSGQTTGGGDYVYIPRMVKERKGATITADQSYAMFLSVLGTWADRDYYRRDRVLEALKECGLEQVLSPEECRDIVYETTFRVYDRALDAYEEAVEAGIRYDVPVILHHTPSTTLEVQRLARRGLRRFIPSHSNCLFTVEEALDAGRKLRSEFGVWIDGAVFDSFSRQLVGPHPDVLTAMFREGLIDLLSTDFSGGQSDSMLKGIAYITAQGAATLPAAVAAATSNVAMAIPGIAPGLGMVKKGYTADLIVVDYPEVSRLRQVYIGGRLVAEEGKTRYEG, from the coding sequence ATGCTGGTATTCAAAAACGCGGTGGTCGTCAATGGAGATGGGAAAACGCTTCAGACGGGCGCCAACGTGGTGGTGGAGAATGAACGGATTGTGGATGTGACCCATTCCATGGAAGGGCTGAATGAGAGAAATGCCCGGATCGTGGACTGCACCGGCAAGGCGGTGCTGCCGGGGCTCATCAATCACCACACCCACAGTGTGGTCATGGGGCCGTTTCTCTCCAGCGGTGCGGCGGCGCGCACAAAAAAGCAGGTCCTCACCCAGCTGGACCGGGACCTTCTGAACGGCCACACCACGGTGATGGGAGTGGACGGATTTGTGACCATGGAGGAGGTGAAGGCCACCCAGGAGCTGCACCCGGTGCGGATCAAGACGGCCGCCGTGCAGCTGCCCAAGAGCTTTCTTGCCGCGGACTGTGCCGACGGCGCGGGGCTGGATGCGTCCCACCGCGCCATGACCCTTGAGAGGATGCTGGCCGACGGAGCCGTCGCCATCGGTGAGGTGGGCTCCGGGCAGACCACGGGGGGAGGGGATTATGTGTACATTCCCCGGATGGTGAAAGAGCGCAAGGGCGCCACCATTACCGCGGATCAGTCCTATGCCATGTTCCTTTCAGTGTTAGGCACCTGGGCGGACCGGGATTACTACCGGAGGGACCGGGTGCTGGAGGCGCTGAAGGAGTGCGGCCTGGAGCAGGTGCTGAGCCCGGAGGAATGCCGGGATATCGTATATGAGACCACCTTCCGGGTGTACGACAGGGCTTTGGACGCCTATGAGGAGGCGGTGGAGGCTGGAATTCGCTACGATGTGCCGGTGATTCTCCACCACACGCCCTCCACCACGCTGGAGGTGCAGCGGCTGGCCAGGCGCGGGCTGCGCCGCTTTATTCCATCCCATTCCAACTGCCTTTTTACAGTGGAGGAAGCCCTGGACGCCGGGCGGAAACTCCGGTCAGAATTCGGCGTGTGGATTGATGGAGCTGTGTTTGACTCCTTCTCCCGCCAGTTGGTGGGACCCCATCCCGATGTGCTGACCGCCATGTTCCGGGAGGGGCTGATCGATCTCCTCTCCACCGACTTCTCCGGCGGGCAGTCAGACTCCATGCTCAAGGGCATTGCGTACATCACAGCGCAGGGAGCGGCCACGCTGCCGGCGGCGGTAGCCGCCGCCACCTCCAATGTGGCTATGGCCATCCCCGGCATCGCCCCGGGGCTGGGGATGGTGAAGAAGGGCTATACGGCGGACCTGATAGTGGTGGACTACCCAGAGGTCTCCCGGCTGAGGCAGGTCTATATCGGCGGCAGACTGGTGGCGGAAGAGGGAAAAACGCGGTATGAGGGGTAG